The following proteins come from a genomic window of Streptomyces sp. ALI-76-A:
- a CDS encoding response regulator transcription factor — MIRVLLVDDQPLIRSGFRALLDLEDDIKVVAEAADGQECLALIKEQLPDVVLIDIQMPVMDGIEATRRIAADPALAGVHVVVLTNYGMDEYVFDALRAGAAGFLVKDIVPEDFLHAVRVAARGDALLAPAITRKLIDRYVTQPPPTRAGNGLEELTSREREAVALAAQGLSNDEIADRLVISPLTAKTHINRAMAKLHARDRAQLVVLAYESGLVSPRNS, encoded by the coding sequence GTGATCCGAGTCCTGCTGGTCGACGACCAGCCGCTCATCCGCAGCGGCTTCCGCGCGCTACTCGACCTCGAAGACGACATCAAGGTCGTGGCCGAGGCCGCCGACGGCCAAGAGTGCCTGGCGCTCATCAAGGAGCAGCTGCCCGACGTCGTGCTCATCGACATCCAGATGCCCGTCATGGACGGCATCGAAGCGACCCGCCGCATTGCCGCAGACCCGGCCCTGGCCGGCGTGCACGTCGTCGTGCTGACCAACTACGGCATGGACGAGTACGTCTTCGACGCGCTGCGCGCCGGTGCCGCCGGGTTCCTTGTCAAAGACATCGTGCCGGAGGACTTCCTGCACGCCGTACGTGTCGCCGCCCGCGGCGACGCCCTGCTCGCGCCCGCGATCACCCGCAAGCTTATCGACCGGTACGTCACCCAGCCGCCCCCCACCCGCGCTGGCAACGGGCTGGAGGAGCTGACCAGCCGCGAACGCGAGGCCGTCGCCCTGGCCGCACAGGGCCTGTCCAACGACGAGATCGCCGACCGCCTGGTCATCAGCCCGTTGACCGCCAAGACCCACATCAACCGGGCCATGGCCAAGCTGCATGCCCGTGATCGCGCCCAGCTCGTGGTCCTTGCCTACGAATCCGGCCTAGTATCTCCGCGCAACTCCTGA